ATCAGTTTGCAAGAAACCGCGAAGCCTAAAATGATCCAAACCGATGCCGGTAAGTTTTTCCGACCAGACACCCGATCGGAGTCGGACCGTGTGCTCGAAAAGATGGCAAGCTCGACCGGAGGCGTCTTTAGAACGGCCCATGACATGGACTCGCTCCAGTCGGTTTACAAGGAAATCAACACGCTCGAGAAGACCAAACTCGAAGAAGTCGACTACATCGAATATGATGAAGCGTTTACCTTTTATGCCCTGTCTGCCTTACTTCTCTTGTTGGTTCGCTATGCCCTGAGTTCAACGATTTTGAGGATTTCACCCTAAAGCACGACTTTTTATGAAAGAGCTTATCTTTTACCAACCCTGGATGATCGTCCTATTGCTGCTCGTGCCGGTAATGGTCGTGTTGTTTCAGTTGCGTCTGGCGAAACAGCGCCGAGACCTCTCAAGATTCGGACAAAGTGACCGGGGAAGCAAAGCGAAACGTTCTCATTATTCGATGGAGCCGTGGCGTCTGGGATTGCTTATTGGAGCTTGCCTGATGGTTGTTATTGCCCTGATGCGTCCGGCTGTCAACCCGCACCCCAAACTGATCCAGCGGGACGGCCGGGACCTTGTCTTTTTATTGGATGTCTCGAAAAGTATGCTCGCAGATGATTTGCAGCCAAACCGACTGGAGGTCGCGAAAAATGCAATTGCTGAGTGTGTGGTGAGTCTGCAGGACCACAGGGTGGGCTTGGTCGTTTTTGCCGGTTCGTCATCCATTGCCTGCCCCTTGACAACGGATCGAAATTTTTTCCTGAACAGTTTGGAAAAAGTGGGTCCGGATAGTGTGGCTCATGGGGGGACCCGTATCGGTGACGCTTTGCTTAAGGTTTGCGATAAGTTGTTTTCCGATCAGGACCACGGCTACAAAGACATCGTGCTGTTGTCGGACGGAGGTGACCAGAGCAGTGGTCTGGGGCAGTCGATTGATCAAATGAATGCCTTGCAGATCCGTCTGATTGCCATTGGTATGGGAGACCCTGATCAGGGGGCTCGCATTCCATCAAGCAAAGGAGCATCTGACTTTGTCATGTATCAGGGGCAAGAGGTTTGGACCAAGATGGATGGAGCTCAATTGAGTGGTCTTGTAAAGCGGACGGAGCAGGCTGCGTATTTACCTGTTGGAAAACGCAGAATGAATCTCGCTCATATTTACAAACGCCTAAGTGAACAAGGGGGGACGCAAATGATGGCAGAAGAGAGTGTGATTGATTACGACGAGATCTTTCAAGTGTTCATCGCATTGTCGATTTTTCTTTTGGTGGTAATGGCCTTCACTCCACACACCTTTCGTCGAACCTTGATCAAGTCCTCGATGGTACTGGCTTTACTTATTCCCATCATCGCCGGGGTGGGGCAGGCCGAGGCCGGGGAAACCGAGGCTGCTTTTTCCAAGGGAAACAGCTTTTACCGAAAAGGTCATTACGAGGACGCCATCGCACAATATGAGTCGGCCTTGAAAAACCGGGGGGGGGAGACGATGACACGAGACTTGAGTTACAATCTGGGCAATGCCTATTACCAGCTTTCAAAGCAAGTGGATAATGACTACACAGCACTCGCGTTAATCAATCAAAGTGTCGATATGTACCGGCGCCTACTCAGGCAGAATGATTCCGATTTGCAAGCAGCCATCAACAATGAGGTCGTGCGCGCAGCCCGTCGGAAGATGGAACAAAAAATCAAGCAGGACGAGGAACGCAGGCAGAAGATGCAGGCTGCAATGGAGCTCATTCGTCAACGCCTCATCTCCCTGATCGAACGACAGGGGGAGAACCTGCCCCAGGCAGATGAACCTGAGGACCAACCACTCGAGGAGTGGGTGTCACGTGAGCAAAAAATTGCCGATGGAACAGACCGAGTGTCGGCGCTGTTGATTCGTTTTAACGAAACCTTTTTTGAAGGAGTGCCCAAGGATCTGACGCCCATGGCGCAATCCCAAAAGCATGTTTCCACGGCCTTTCTTCATCAACGTGAGGGCATCATGGTATTTTCAGCCAGCTGGCCGGGAGCCCTTGAAAAAGGGAGGGCGTCGATGCAGTCTCTGCAAGATGCTTTGGCGGCATTACCCCAGGATTCAGAGGGGAGTGGTCAGGATGGAGATCAGGAGGAAGGTGAGTCGGATGAAGAAAGCGAGTCAGGTGATGAGGGCGAAGAAAGTGACGGGGATGAGGGGGAGTCGGAATCATCAGAAGCTGATGATGGCGAGATGTCTGAATCCTCGCAAAGCAAAACCGACCTTGAGTCCATCGATTTACCGCCGCCTAGTAATTCACCGGAAGAGGTGATCCGGATGAGTCAGGAAATGCAGGAAGCCCGGCAGGCGGCCGGAGCTAAGAAGAAAGGGAAACCCGTAGATAAAGATTGGTAAAAATGATGAATATGTATCAACGCATACCCAGGGTGTGGGCCATCCTGTTGACAGGGCTTATTTGCTCCCAGGTTCTTTTGGCTCAGAGCCCGAAGATTCATGTGGGCAAATCAACGAAGTCCTTTTTTGTAGGTGAGTCATTTACTTATGAGATCCTTGTCAGTGGAGCCAAAAAGGTCGAGGTGTCAGAACCTGAGAGCAATGATGAGCTGAGCATTCGTTTTCTTGAGAAGGTCGAAATGCCACAAACCAATCCTCCGTCCGTTGCGGTGCGGTATCGAATGATCCCGATGATTCCTGGAACCATTATGATGCCAGTGCTTGAAGTTCAAGCCGACGAGGAGGTGTTGCTTACGGAAGAGGAAGACATGATCGACGTGGCGAAGCCTGAAGTCTACCCGGGGTTAAGACTGGAACGTGAGCTCCCTCAAAGGGATCTCTACGTCGGTGAACCCTTTCAGGTGAACTATGTCTGGAAGTCACCCTTGCCGCTGAGCGGCTTTCGCGCCATCCAGCTTCAAATTCCCTTGTTTTATGATCATCGGTTTTCCATCCGTTCACCGCACCACTGGATTGACGGTGATGACAAAGCTGCCATTGGCTTCCCGGTATCCAATACCCGATTGATTGCCCGGTACGAGGCCATACAAGAAGCCGGAGTTCACCTCAACACGGTGTCATTTGCCAAAATTGCCATCCCTAAGCGGGAGGGCGAAATTTCACTCCAGCCGGCGACCTTGCTTGGCTCCTATATCGCTCCACCCGAAAATCAGAAGCGGGTCCGTGGCTGGCAAACCAATTACCCGAGCTACTTTAACAACAATTTTTTCGAGTCGATCGATCATGAGTCGTTTGCCAAATATTATGTATCCTCTCCGAGGCAGACATTGAGGGTTTTACCTTTGCCTCTTGCCGGTAAACCTGACGATTTTGCCGGGCAAGTGGGTAACCGTAGCGTGACGGTTGAGGCTAGCCCCAAGGTGGTAAGTGCTGGAGACCCCATCACTCTGACCATCGTCGTTGAGGGATGTCCGTATCCTGAAGTCGTAGAGCTTCCATCGCTATCTGAGCAACTTGCCTTCACCCGTCAGTTTACCATCCCCCCCAAACAATCCAGAGGTAAGATTGAAGGACAAAGCATTACTTTTGTTCGAACCTTGCGGCCCAAGGGGCAGGATGTAACCGCGATCCCGGCCATACGTTTGCCATATTTTGACCCCGCATCCAAACAGTATGGCGTCGCAGCATCCGACCCCATCCCCATCACGGTCAAGGCAAGTGAGATGGCAACGGCCTTTGATGCACAGCTCAGCGGTTCGGACTCACTGCGCAATCAGGTGATTGCCAACAATGAGGGGATCCAAGCCAATTTTCAAAGTCTCACCCCTGATGGTTTATTTGGTTTGAGCCGTTTCCAGTGCCTGCTTGTATTCTCACTGATGCCTCCTCTTGTTTTTGCTGCAATCTATCTGGCGAGCAGATCCTACCGCTTGAGATTAAATGACCCGGTTCGGGCCAGATCAGCTTCCGCGATGCGCCGTTTTCGTCGGAATCTAGCGAGAGTTTCCGCAGCAGCCCCAAACGATCAGGACCACCGCTTACTCTTACCCTTGAACCAGGCAATGCGCGGGTACTTTGCCGATCAATTGAACTTGGTCGAGCAGGCTCACACTTTTTCGGATTTGGAGAAACGACTCGGTGGACGTATTGATCCGGAACTCTTGGAACAACTCAAAGAGCTGTATACCAAATGCCAGGAACCTCAATTTTGTGAGAAAGCGCCCCCCCCAACAAGCGATGACCTTCGCAGCTTGATCCGCACCGTTCAAACCACCATTACACGTATTGATCAATCGATATGAAATTCATTCTTCTCTTTC
This genomic stretch from Oceaniferula marina harbors:
- a CDS encoding vWA domain-containing protein, with the protein product MKELIFYQPWMIVLLLLVPVMVVLFQLRLAKQRRDLSRFGQSDRGSKAKRSHYSMEPWRLGLLIGACLMVVIALMRPAVNPHPKLIQRDGRDLVFLLDVSKSMLADDLQPNRLEVAKNAIAECVVSLQDHRVGLVVFAGSSSIACPLTTDRNFFLNSLEKVGPDSVAHGGTRIGDALLKVCDKLFSDQDHGYKDIVLLSDGGDQSSGLGQSIDQMNALQIRLIAIGMGDPDQGARIPSSKGASDFVMYQGQEVWTKMDGAQLSGLVKRTEQAAYLPVGKRRMNLAHIYKRLSEQGGTQMMAEESVIDYDEIFQVFIALSIFLLVVMAFTPHTFRRTLIKSSMVLALLIPIIAGVGQAEAGETEAAFSKGNSFYRKGHYEDAIAQYESALKNRGGETMTRDLSYNLGNAYYQLSKQVDNDYTALALINQSVDMYRRLLRQNDSDLQAAINNEVVRAARRKMEQKIKQDEERRQKMQAAMELIRQRLISLIERQGENLPQADEPEDQPLEEWVSREQKIADGTDRVSALLIRFNETFFEGVPKDLTPMAQSQKHVSTAFLHQREGIMVFSASWPGALEKGRASMQSLQDALAALPQDSEGSGQDGDQEEGESDEESESGDEGEESDGDEGESESSEADDGEMSESSQSKTDLESIDLPPPSNSPEEVIRMSQEMQEARQAAGAKKKGKPVDKDW
- a CDS encoding BatD family protein; the protein is MYQRIPRVWAILLTGLICSQVLLAQSPKIHVGKSTKSFFVGESFTYEILVSGAKKVEVSEPESNDELSIRFLEKVEMPQTNPPSVAVRYRMIPMIPGTIMMPVLEVQADEEVLLTEEEDMIDVAKPEVYPGLRLERELPQRDLYVGEPFQVNYVWKSPLPLSGFRAIQLQIPLFYDHRFSIRSPHHWIDGDDKAAIGFPVSNTRLIARYEAIQEAGVHLNTVSFAKIAIPKREGEISLQPATLLGSYIAPPENQKRVRGWQTNYPSYFNNNFFESIDHESFAKYYVSSPRQTLRVLPLPLAGKPDDFAGQVGNRSVTVEASPKVVSAGDPITLTIVVEGCPYPEVVELPSLSEQLAFTRQFTIPPKQSRGKIEGQSITFVRTLRPKGQDVTAIPAIRLPYFDPASKQYGVAASDPIPITVKASEMATAFDAQLSGSDSLRNQVIANNEGIQANFQSLTPDGLFGLSRFQCLLVFSLMPPLVFAAIYLASRSYRLRLNDPVRARSASAMRRFRRNLARVSAAAPNDQDHRLLLPLNQAMRGYFADQLNLVEQAHTFSDLEKRLGGRIDPELLEQLKELYTKCQEPQFCEKAPPPTSDDLRSLIRTVQTTITRIDQSI